The region agggatggtccatggaccgggtccacagcgATTgctccatggacctggggtccatgttttatGTACGTCCTTTTACACGGACAGACAACAACACCACGCAGGAACGACATGTACATGAACGTACATTGTATATTACTATAGTTTACATAGAACTGGGGTCGTAAGACGGCAATTTGCTCCTCAGCTGGGCTTCGACCCCGTGACCTCCTGCACGGAAGTACGAATGATGAGTCGATCGCTTAGTTGGTTGAGCTTTTACGCTTTTTAACGTTCGTTACACTTCGACTCACGCAATGAAACTTCGCATGTGCTTCAATCTCACCGCTAAAATGTCTCCATTCTTTGAAACAAGCCCTCTttcaacctaaaaaaaaaaaactgcacgTCAACTTTTTAAATCGCACTTCCAATGACCAATCATGAGAGAATACATTACTAATTCAAACCTGATCCAAGTAATGCTCCAAACTTGAAGCCATAATTGCGGGAAGAATGGCTCAGAGCCGTTTTTGCTTGGTACGTGGTGTATGCggacatatattgtaccgtaTACGTTCCGATGTATATTCCTACCACGGTACAGTGCTTGTCTTGTTTTCGAGCTGCTTCGGTTTCTTGAAGTGCTTTCCTTGTTCCACTTGCTTTATTTCCTTGATTTGTTGAGGTGCTTGATGTGCTTGGGTTGCTTAGGGTGCTCGAGTTCCTTGGGCAGAGGTTGCTTGAGGTATCAAGCTAATTTTTGCGCCAAATTTTCAGACTTTGCAATTTTGGTTCAAACATAACTAGTATAGTCATTTAGATTCATTATCTGACGCAAGTAACTCGAAGCTCACAAGCGCAATCTCAGCTTAAAACTACGTATTTCAAACTCTGTTCATTCCTGAGTCTGGTGTTAAAGCTTACGcttatttaattgttttagaCTGAATTTCTTGCTTAAAACCTCATATGGAGTTGAGGGTTCACCTGGAAAACTATTTATATATTCTTCTATTTAAAGCATTCCTCGTTCATATGCTGACTGGAACTTCCAGGAAATTGCAAGTATGTACTCATTATAATAGTGTCAAGGTAATATCATCATTTTGTTCCATTGTGCATTTGTTGtaggaaataataatattgatctgGGGATAATGACATGTCATTTGCGTTATTTCATTACTTCAAACAAAACATTAATGAGAAGGAGTCGACTCAGTAGTGCCAAGGTGATAATATGTCCTATAGACACCAGTCGACTGAGTATCTACCAATACCATCAGGCAAGTATCCATCAACAAATCAGCTGACATGTCGACTCAGTGTCAGCCAACACATGGCCGACTGTCGCTCGCTATGTCGGTTGCACATCAGTGTGATACATGTATTGCACCCAACATATGGTTGACAAGTCGCCGGTGTGTCGGGCAACATTTCGGTGGACATATTGACCGATGCTTGACCATGTATTGGCTGATACTCCTTCAACATGTCAGTCAATACTTGGTCGACACTTGATTGGTATATCGGTTAACATTCAGCAACCAGTCCTCAACTGGCGGTTTACTGGTTGACTTTCAGTTATAATTATATCGATCGACTGCCTGTGGTACGCAGATTTTTGTTACCGTTAACTTTCTCTCATTTGATAAGTTGGCCATATTTGTAATAGTTAAGACACAAGTCTTTTTTACTTATTCTTTGTTGAACGAATTACCAAGTGACATAAATAGGTACTTTTGAAAAACCAGGGACTCTCTCATTTTTTTGTAATACCTCTACGCAAGGGACACTGGAACAAACCCTACTGTCACTAGCTGACAATATTCTTTGTTTCCATTCATAAAAGTCAAAAGAGGACGGTTAAAATGAATTTCGTGACTAAGTCAGTCAGAGGGCATCAGCAAACTGATTACTCCATTGTCCGTCCAATATCTTCTGGGTATTGTCCTGAATGATTACGTGCTGTAACAAGTGATGGTAGAGAAGTGGCTGAATGTTAATAGAGTATCGGAGGAACATCATTGACTCATCGATTGACATGTCGGTCGACATATCGTGCAACACTATCAGTCTGTAACGATGTTGTTAGTTCTAGGCCCTCGGGCTCCAGGATAAGTAAAGTTCCCAGATGGTGGCCGGCCTTTCTCTGTTCTGTGATCAACTGTAGTCAACGTAGCTTTCACTGTGATTAAATGAGTTGTAATCTTCAGATTCTGTCAAGTTCTTTGCCTCACAGCTACGTTACgtggtgtcagaagtgggatGTGCTGAAATTGTCAGTTTGTTCATTCTGGAGCGACGCCTTGGCGTGGAGGTGATAAACAACCATTTCGAACACTCTCGCAGTAACCGGTATTACATTGATACTGCGGTAGTCGCCATTTTCTTTAGGCACATCAATCTCGGGGAGGGGGTGAATATTATCCTTCTTCCAAGACTTAGGCCATGAGTGAGAGGAGAGCGAAGGCTTCCACAGCTTGGTAACAACGCCCAAAAGAATTTCCACGTTATCCCTCCATACCCAATAGGGTATGGCACTCAATTTTGCAGCAATTGCATAATAGGTGAAGGTGAGCTTTTCTGCACTATTACCCAAATAACTTGTTATGACCCCAGATTGCTTGTATTTTTCATCAGCCTCGTGGAAATGCACTGCTTGTGTTGGAGGAATGGGAAAACAGAATCTTACAAAGTACTACTTTTAGTAATAAGGTATAGACTTAGGTAAAGTCATTCTCAGGCCAAGTGGCCCACATGGCCATGCAGAGCTTATCCCAGATTCCATAGAGTGAAGTGACTGAGAGTATAgttattcccccccccccccccggattggatgctagtccatcacagggttaccccccagAAGTAAGTGTttctggtacccatttatacatctgcATAAAGAGAGACATTATGGAGTAAAGTTTCTTGACAGAACTTGGCCTCAAACCAGTGACCCTGAGATTGGGAGTCAGGGGCCACCATGTCTGTTTTGCAACTCTTGCCAATGGAGAATAAGAACCTTGCTTTAAATACCACTTGTGTTTTAATCTTGCAAACATTTATTGAGAGAAGGCAGTTGTGGTTGCAGGTTACTTTTAGACCAATAATATGCAATAATATGTGGACTCCCATAGACACCTAGACTCTCCTAGATCTAACGTTCCccatattttttattgtttttaatggGATCTCTTTTTTGTTTACAAGATTAGAAAGGAAGGCTTAGTAAGTGAAATTTAAAGACCTCTAACCTGccaattttccaaaaataaatAGATGAAATTGGTCAAACGTGGCCAAAGCCCAAACAAACTCACATGAACCAAACTGGAGGACTCCTCACACCACCAGAGCCAACTCCATGAGTATGATGCATGGAACCACTGTGAATGCACCTCCAAACCAACGATTGGCGCTCTTAGTTGTCAACTcctttaaattgcatttaaatgTATTTAACCACAGTTGGGTTGGGTGCTGAAGATATCCAGAGGCTTCTACTTTTGGCAGCCAGCCCCTAGATAGAATAATGCCCCCACGGCTTACACAACACTGCAGAATAATGCCCCCACACCAAGCCGCTGTTATGTCTTATCATGACATTCACCATGTCTTCCAAAAACTCCTCGTGGTCTTTATTACCCACGATGCCTTAGGCACCATTTTGTGATAGCATACATGACataaacaaaactttgaaaactttaaaaaaaaatgttcaaactcATTGTTCATAGTCTTTGAGGTATGTAGGCTGCTTGACCAGTGGACCGGATCGACTGCGCATTGTTGGTTTTAGTCCCTGATCAGACATCACTCCTGTTTCGTGGAGTCTACCATGATGGTTAGTGCGGGAACATGTTGGTGAACTCGCTTGACAAGCTCGTGAATTTTCTTTTGACTCTTTGTTGAGTGACCATGATGCTTGGCTCCTGTTCAGATGTCTCCTATTTCTCCTGTACTTCTGACCCTCAGGTGTCTGGACAACATATGACCTGGGCGTGTGATGCTTGTTGACCACTGTTGCTTGGACCCATTTCTTATCTTGCTGGAGAGTCACCTTATCACCTTTGGCTAGAGGCGGCAATTCGTTACGACAGTGCTTATGGTAGCAGaacttctctctctctttgATCTTCTGAAGGTGCTGCTTAATTTCTGGGGCTCCCTGTGGCTTTAGAAGCTCAACATTAGTTGGAAGAGAAGTTTTGAGTCTGCGGCCCATGAGAGTTTGAGTGGGAGACAAGCCTATTCTATCCAAGGGAGTGTTTCTGTAATTCAGTAAGGCCTTGTAGGGATCTTGTGCTTTCTTTAGGAGGTTCTCAAtggtttgctcagctctttcagCTTCACCATAGGATTGCGGATATAAGGGGCAAGACATGGTGTGCAGAAACCCGTAACTCCTGCTAAACTCTTTGAATGCTGAACTCGCGTACTGGGGACCATTGTCGTTGATAAGTTCATCAGGAATGGCATACCTGGCAAATTGACTCTTCAGGTGACAGATAACATTGTTACTGGTTAGGTCATCTAGCTTTGCAACTTCTATCCACTTCGAATAATAGTCCACGCTTAGCAAGTAATGAATACCATTGAACTCAAACAGGTCACTTCCGATTCTAGACCATGGTCTGTCTGGGGGATCTCAAACTATCATTGGCTCCCTGGCCTGAGCCTTTTGGAACTGGCTACACACGGAACACTTGGACACTTTATCTTCAATCTGTGAGGACATTCCTGGCCAAAATAAAATGTCTCTTGTGCGCTGTTTGCATTTCACGATACCTTGATGTGACTCATGTATGAGAGCGAGCATTTCTTTCCTCATACTCTGGGGAACTATCAGCTTCTGAGCTTTAAATAAGAGACCATCGATGGTGGAAATTTCATCTCTGTGGCACCAATACTCCTCGTACTTTGCATAATATGTGTCGAGCTTCTTCACTTCTTCCACAGTGAGTTccccaaggctgctgcctaagaaaattttaaaggggccctcagagctaaacgctgagaacttaggagcccaacatatgaagtgaaaggtgttgtgtgaaaaattaaggagcccagagctattctttgggagccccaggctaccgggctcctgttaggcaacagccttggttCCCACAAATTGTATATGTCACGGCCTTTGTCTCCAATCCAAATCATCAGGTAATTACAATTTTCTTCTTCACTTTTTCACTTTAGAGGCCCTCCAAACGTAAACTCACAGTGTTGCTTGAATGCTTTCCACGCGGTCAGTAAATCTCCACTCGTCCAATCCATTTTTGGAGTGCTGCCCGCAGAAATTCCTTCCATTTCATTGATTTCGTTCTCACAAAATTCCACCTGTTTTGTCGTCCAAGACTGATCACTAGCAAAATGATCACGACTGATCACTAGCAAAATGGATGCTCTTAGTTGTCAAGTcctttaaattgcatttaaatgTATTTAACAATGGTTGGGTTGGGTGCTGAAGATATCCAGAGGCTTCCACTTTTGGCAGCCAGCCCCTAGATAGAATAATGCCCCCACGTCTGGCACAACACTGCAGAATAATTCCCCCGCGCCAAGCCGCTTCAGAGCTATGCGCTCTGCTCGGAGATGAAAGGGGCTCATGGCTGCCTGCAATGACAGGCAGCTGTTAGTGTTCCAAactaaacaataaaacaatggaaatgATCCTTGTACACTTTGAACATGACACAAGTCTTTGTCATCCCCAACAAATTTACCAAGCCGAACTCAACAGTCGCCATGTCGTGTCCTGGAAGATTTGGCCATGTGGCGGGCAGAAAGAGCAAAAGAATGTTGGGCCACCGACATGGACAGAATCTCTCAAATCTCTTGAAGTGCCAGACCACAATACCTTAACCACAGCTGTGTTGTCAACACAAAATTGCACCTGTTTTGTCGACCACTCATATCCACACAGAGAAGCTGCCAAAACTACAGGGAAAAGCTCCTTGTAGGCAATGGACAGTGACATCTGAGATGACAACCCATTCAGAGCCTAAAATAACCCCATATCCAACAGATCCTTCAGCATCCAGAGAGACTTGAAGACCCACAACCAGAACCCACTGAGGAGATGAAAGAAAACTATAGCCATTCTGTGAGTTGAGAAATTCACGCCACCATGTGAGATCCAAGTAAAACTCTCGGTTGAGGCGTATGGGGTGGTTATTCCATTGACAAGCGGAGAAGAAATTATCCTACTAATCCAAGTGAGGCATAGAGACttgatcataataattattgcaaaatcAAGAAATTTGACTCCCTCTTTTTCAAAGGATTGTTGCATGACTTGCCTCTTAATCTATCTTTCTTATTTTTCCACAAGAAGGAAATAGCTGTGCTTGGACTGTTCTGGTGACACTGCCAGGGACTGACAGAAACAGACCCTACATGTACTAACTGCGAAATGCCAGGAGTTTTAGCTAATAGTAATTTTCTGTAAAGTGTATGGTCtcttgttaagaaaatatggtaacccatcgatgcgagaaattttatttttatagccatgacgtcatcaaccgtgcgTACATATGTACGTCCGTCCGTATGtccatgctagtttacagcatacatctttgatattggacatccatcttttgatcaatattgacacctgtcaataTAAGGTAtatgctgaccagtatcacgtgaccatatcgcaggctcaagcttagagctcactgaggtcagttgtttttttcttttttttttaaagtcgaccgctgaccaggtactggttttcgattggattgcaggctcaacccaggttaactcacctgaacgtaagcgaggcttcatttttctgtggctcgacgcggctacgccgccatactacatcaacaaATGTTCTTACACAGTTAACGCTTTTCGtcttcaggtggaaaacggtttggaagatgttttctttctgcatttttcactggtttcaatccagtttcacatatcatgatatctgtggtccacactgctggctacgcagttattcaagtcaaacatcggcgggatgtaaacttaaactCATCACAAATAgatgagcttgggaactggtgccCAGAAGGTTAGCGGGGAGCAGAAGCCATAAGCCAAAGGGGaggtatccatggcaaccctgGAACCCCCACACGCAGTCGCTAACTGGCACCGTCACACTGAGTAATCAGTGGAAACAACTTACCTGACCCATACTTACCTAGGGATCACCAAGGAAGTGGGAGGGCCGGGAAGGGGCGAGAACCCGCGGAGATTCGCTAACAAGAGCAATTGATCCGCAAAGATCAACAAGCAGCAACGCATGAGAAAAGCAACATGACATAAAGGCCCTGCAAATCCCCAAAGAGCCACCCCGGAGGTCATGTACTGTAAGGGGTGAAACCGCTGACTGCATTAGTTCGAGTCTAACTtagcctaaattatatttagccacatttaaCCCAATGATTCATTCGCGTGCGCTGTTTTGTTGGGCAAGATAACTTGGGAAATTTTCGAGGTTTTGCATTGGAAAGCGAGggttaaaaataaaccatatgcgcagtaaatgtacacaagatactgagttctagaattaagttcaccttgaagaagaaacagtgaacttccagatgatgtaaaaatattgctaaaaagtgattcaaaACACGTCCTAAGGCTCAACTGAAAATGTAAAGGTAGAATTTTTCGAAGCAGCGCGCGTTAAGcaatcaagaaagtttttgatcgctaactaaacaaagcgcttgaaaaatatttattataactcaaaatatgccttatgcaatttacagttaagtctaaccactcaatggataaaaattgtttgaaatttattccaatcgctttgttttcttgcaggtataagtgcaaaaaaaagggaaaaaaagccaCTGCCGAACAAAATTTCACCACGTGTTTTCTGCTTGTCAAAATACACAAAACCGCAAGATTAATTTAGTTAATTGATCACTATCATGTTTCATGAGATaacaaacaaggtcaaattgtgtacaaaaatgctctttcgaaaactttgactgaaagataacttacacaacacaagaaaaacaacagagaaaatcgCTGGAAGTTTTCTCGCATTTGCAGAATATAAACGCACGATcggattgatttatttgttgaggATACCGATCTTCCGAGGTATACCGAAGGCGAAAATTCCTTCGATTACAAATttgttttaggaaaaaaaaaacttgttatttgcaaaaaatccaTCGGTTGATCAATATAAAGCTAAATTCGGGAGCTAATCAATGCCCATTATGACGTTAATTGCTAcgaaggcctttaattctgcgCGGCTTACTCGATGAAAAAAGGGCAATGCGCTCGGGGATTTTAAGagtttttgacaggcatacctactcgtttcgtttaccattaattcccaCGGATCATCTtctatgaaaactaagaaaaatattcaattcattacgattatctaaaacgaaataaagagcagtagctgccacgaaatctggaatttgaatattATCGACCTGATCATTCCAGCGAGCTTGATGTTTATCATCGGTCGCTTGGTTTTCAccgtcttcttcgtcacttttaaagtcatctaaatcaaaattgttGTCTCTAGTATCCcctcctcttacaggaaaaccataaaagatcCCTTAGATCCCTAGATCCtccgaatccgaaaaaaaaagcatgaatatCCTCATCGTTTGATGCGTAATTGGGCGCATCGGCTGTTGTCTCCGCGTAATTTGATCGCGCGGTCGAAAGGGCAAAAAGCCAGCCCTTGTGAggtctcttatcagctgtcaaaatatgctcacaacacggcaaatgattggtcaattatcctactaaatctccataacaacagAAAATTTAGATTTCCTAAGGGAGACTGGGTAGAGGCCTAAGATCAACTCCgatcaagacgccattttgtacGGCCGGTTGAGGCCGGTTTAGGTATTTCAGGGGTCATCGCGCGCGGCCGGTTGAGGCCGGtttaggtgtcaatgggttaaactcaTCACAAATAgatgagcttgggaactggtgccCAGAAGGTTAGCGGGGAACAGAAGCCATAAGCCAAAAGGGaggtatccatggcaaccctgGAAGCAGGAACCACCCAAAAGAAACCTTTCTCCAGGTGCTTGCAGAATGGAAGGACCCGAGAACAGGGTGACCTGGAACCTCCAATCCCCAATTAGACCCTAAGCACCTAGCTCCCAAACAAGTAATGCGAGAAAGAACAGTACACACCTGACCAGGCGGACATCCACCTGAGGCATCAAGACTGTGAGACAGAACAGCGCTTTGGGGCCGACGCACGAAGCATGCACGAAGAGTCATTGCAGGTGACAAACACAAACCATAAGCCACCGATGAGAGAAAATTCAGAAGAACTGTAGAGGGCCTCTGGTTGGGAAGCAAGTAAGCTGTGCTGAATAAAGGACATGACGATACGCTGACTATCTGGCAGTCCAGAGCCAGCAGAGGTGGAGACTGGGGCAAAAACGCGGTGCTCCGACTGTACAATCTGTGCAAGCAATTATGCAGGCCTCCTTTGCAGAATTAGCACTAACTGACTATTTGCAATGTAAATGTTTCGTGTGACTGTTCAGCCCAGGTTAGCCAACGCTATTCGCGGACTGGTCCTCTGTGTTATATATTGACAATTATTCTGTAACTAAAGTTGAAAGTTGACGTTGAAAGTTCCACAGGACCAGGCGCAGGGAGGCGGCACTGCTGTCCATGGGAGAACCTCTATGCTAGTTTAGTGGAGAGGGCTGCTAATGACTTGGATGGGGTTCTGATATAGAGCTGATAAGAGGAGCTTGACCAGCAGCCCAAGGCTTGGATGAGGTGGTTGGGTACTCCATTGCGTGCCGCCACAGTGGCCGCCCCGATGCGGAAGCTGTGGTTGGAGAAGTTGCCTGGGATGTTAGCTGATGCCAGGATCTGCCGAAGCCAATCCATGAGCAAGGAGCGCGAGAGAGGCTGCCCATTCTGGAACAGAAACAAGGGACCTGGACGTCACTCCTGTGAGCGAGATAGGACTTCACCGAGTGGACAGCACAGAGCGGGGGCCGGCCAAGGCCAATGTGGATAAAGGCGCGTTTCCTATATGGATCAGCTTTTGAAGCCTTGATCTTTAAACGCATGCATGAGGGTGCAGATGGGGAATCCACTGCAATGTCTTGGACACCTAAATGACTTGAAGGAGAGAAGCTAGCTAGACTTGGGACAGTGAACTCTGAGGCACGAAGAAAGCCAAAGTACCCAAGGGAGCAAGCAGCCCAGAACATGAGGTGATCTGGGAGGCGAAGATCCAGGGACCGCCAAATCACTAACATCAAGTCATCAGTAATAGGCAAGCGAGAAGAAGATGAGGAGCCCTGAGAGCGCTTGATACCACGGACCACCCTCTGAAGGCAGAGGCAGTTGGCAAGGGTGTCTGGAAACCCCTGTTCAATGTGGAGTGCTCTAATCCCAGATAGGTAAACCTTGATGGAGGAGTGCTGAATTCTTGCAGCCAGGAAAGTAACAAACAGGCACAAAGTCCATTCGTCCACTGGGCATGGGGAGGCTGAGGAGTGGAGCTTACCAAGTTGAGTGGAGAAGGAAATAAACTGTGCTTGGGCTGATGCGTATGAGCGACGTGTAGAAGGGGTAAGTCCCTCGGTCAGGAAGGAGTAGCACTGCTGTTCTAAGGTGGAGAGGTCAAGTGCGCCAGAAGTGCGGGGGGTACCAAAGTGAGGAGAGGCTGAGCGTCTGGGGCCAAGCGCCGAAATTCCTGCCAATTAAAATGAGATAAGGCATCAGCTAATTGATTGTAAACGCCAGGTACATGTTGAGAAGAGACCACTGACCCTTCATATAGGCGCCATAGCCGAATGCGCCTGCAGCATCCGAAAATACTTCGATGTCAGCCTCAGGCAGCAGTCCTGAGAAGAGCCAGAAGCTAATGCCATGCTAATCCTCCAAAAACTGGTACCACCACAGAAGATTGCAAGTGACCAATAAGGGATTCAAGCTCGTGGCTGTTGCACCACTTCCGAGGGAGCCAGgaaccaatcaaatttttgATTGCTAATAGCTTCTCCTGCGGAAGACGGGCCACTTGGTTGTAGGAGTCGAGCTCGATACCCAGGACAGCGAGCACCGTAGAGGGGCCCACACACTTGCCAGGATGCAGAGGCAGACCAAGCCATTGGCAGACTTCCATAGCAGTAGCTAAGTTCTGTGCGCACTGAAGGGACCGAGGGGGACCTGCAGTAGTGAAGTCGTCCAGGTAATGGAGGAGGTGTAGAATCTGGTTGGAGTTGACGAGGATCCACTCCACCATGTCAGCGATGGAGTTGAAGATAAAAGGAGCTGATCGAAGGCCAAAGGGGAGAATCATGTCCACGTAGAATTGGTCACGCCACTTCATCCCCAGAAGAACACAATGGCACGGGTGAACTTGCACGTTGCGATAAGCTGCCTGCACAACAAATTTGGCCATGAAGGCCCCCACACCAAGTTTGGAGACTACACGGATCAGCTGATCGAGTGTAATGTAATGAAGGGTGAATTCGTCTGGATCAATCCCATCGTTGACACTGCCTCCCCCGGGGAGGAAAGGTACCCGATGAGGCGCCACTTCCCTGGCTGGCCTCGTTTAGGGATAACCCCAAAGCTGCTAACATGAAGATTCGGGAAGGGAGGAGCACTGAACGGACCTGCCACCCTACCCAAGGACACCTCATTGGCCAAATACTGGTCAACTGAGCTGCAGATGGCTTGTTTGTTTTGGCAGACTTGAGCTTTAAGGAGGGAGAAAAACCCAAGTGAAACCCATGGCGGAGTCCCTCCAACACAAAGTTGACCTTCTGTCGGTCGGGATGAAATCGCAACTCCCACGCGAACTGCTCTGCCAGCAATGGGGTGACTGCAGAAACTGGGGGGAGTCTGACTAGAAGAGGGAAAAGAATGGAGACAAAAGTGCCAGTAAATAGCTGCCCCAAGAAGGTCGGAAGTGCCCTTCCAAAAGCCCCGGAGTATGTTGATAAACAGACAAAAATAACAGGAacactgaattttaataacacGAGAACTGCTTCCATAGCAACACTTAGTGCTAGATCCCGTTGGAGCAGTCCTAAAAATGTATATAAGGATTGTCACTAACAAAAATGAAACGAGAGGGGAGGGGCAAGTCTACAAACGACGGGATTTGCTGCTGGACCTAGGAGGCGGTGAATCAGGAGAACGCTTCGAAGACGAGCTGGGCTTGGAGGATGCATTGGCCGGGCAGACTGCAGCCCGGTGCGGGCCATGACAGCTGGCACACTTGTGAGCAAAACGGCGGGATGCTGAAGGGGCCACGCAATGACCCCGATTCCAGGATTTGCAGATGATCTGAGACGACGCAGCACTGTGGGGCTCGTTTTGGCCATCCGAAAAGTCGCGGGAAGAGCGAGCTGACCAGCCAGCGGAGTGGAAACTAAACAGTGTGCTGTTGAGTTGGGACCAAGAGGTCAGGTTAGTCGCCGCAGCATTCTCTCTAAAAGCTGGTCGTAAGATAACCAAACCCGAGCGGAAAACTGGTGATATTTTGGCAGTATGAGGAGTTGATACAGCAGGAGATCTTTCCAATGGTGGGGAAAGTACGATACAAGGATGAGGCCGAAAATAGAGAAGGCCTCCAACCACGAGGCAATATCTTCAATGCGCCGCTTAGGCTTCTTTGGTGGGGACATTAACATAAGGCGCCCGTCGAACAGTAGCTGAGGCTCTGGCTTTGAGGGAACAATGTTCGAGGGAAGCAACTCGTGGAGTTCAACAAATTTGCCAGCCACGATCTGACTAACTAATTTTGCCGGTACAGGAGAAAAACCAGGGCCCACCACGAACGGTTGATGTAAAACCGGCAACGAAGCAAACGATGCGGGGCCAATGGTGCTCGAGGGAACGGCCGTGTTGAGATTGTTGGGAAGAGCAGCCGACTAAGCGAGCGATGGAATAGGAGAGGAAAATGTCGATACAAAAGTAGGAACAACACAGTTATTTGGCCTACCTTAAGCAGATGGAGTGGCCGTGGCCGGTACGGAGGATGCAAAGCCAGGGCCAGAAGCGGCGAACGACGACGCTTGGGCAGCATGTTGGCTCAAATTAGCAGGCGGGGCCGAAATGCTTCCGGAGTAGGCCACGCTTGCGGGGTACACTCCAAGCAGGAAGGCTTGCAACTTGCTGGGCCGAAAGCACTTGCTGGACGGCGTTGGCGACGGCGGCCAGAAAGGCAGGAGACGTGGGCAAAACAACAGATGTAGAAGACAGGGCTGTTGAAGCCACGCTAGATGCCGATGGTGCTCACACCGATTCCAGAGGAATTTCCTCGGACTCCTGCACAAGAGACAAGGCATTGTACACTGCCGACTGGCTATTACGAGTGTTTTTGGTGTTCATCGTATTTCTGGTGTCAGGAACCGAGACAGTGCGAGAATCCGCAAAGATTCGCTAACAAGAGCAATTGATCCGCAAAGATCAACAAGCAACAATGCATGAGAAAAGCG is a window of Montipora capricornis isolate CH-2021 chromosome 13, ASM3666992v2, whole genome shotgun sequence DNA encoding:
- the LOC138030342 gene encoding uncharacterized protein; amino-acid sequence: MAKFVVQAAYRNVQVHPCHCVLLGMKWRDQFYVDMILPFGLRSAPFIFNSIADMVEWILVNSNQILHLLHYLDDFTTAGPPRSLQCAQNLATAMEVCQWLGLPLHPGKCVGPSTVLAVLGIELDSYNQVARLPQEKLLAIKNLIGSWLPRKWCNSHELESLIGHLQSSVVVPVFGGLAWH